A part of Acropora palmata chromosome 6, jaAcrPala1.3, whole genome shotgun sequence genomic DNA contains:
- the LOC141884011 gene encoding uncharacterized protein LOC141884011 encodes MSFITIHFGDDQKLLFNLLCPTIVLYENIKSRCGCGKRVVVDIADENGSLKSLSERPQDIFASEYLQGRGIYVLLKVTKKIDSSSGKEFSAFEPLLNNVNEIYPDLMSKVRSNRVNPDVGLPSQIPVQATPKSSAPPKAKPIQRNKPRSPAQRTSSLAGNTLGVSTTKLRSTSRTK; translated from the exons atgtcttttatcACCATTCATTTTGGAG ACGACCAGAAGTTGTTGTTTAATTTGCTGTGTCCGACGATTGTTTTGTACGAAAATATAAAATCTCGATGTGGCTGTGGGAAAAGAG TTGTCGTTGACATTGCAGACGAAAATGGTTCCCTTAAAAGCCTATCTGAACGACCGCAAGATATTTTTGCATCAGAATATCTTCAAGGAAGAGGAATTTATGTTCTTCTCAAAGTAACCA aGAAGATAGACAGCTCATCAGGCAAGGAATTCTCCGCATTTGAGCCTTTGTTGAACAATGTAAATGAAATATACCCAGATTTAATGT CCAAAGTCCGTAGCAACAGAGTCAATCCAGATGTTGGCCTTCCTTCCCAAATTCCTGTGCAGGCCACTCCAAAGAGCTCGGCACCTCCTAAAGCCAAACCCATCCAAAGAAATAAACCAAGATCACCAGCACAACGGACATCATCTTTAGCAGGAAATACTCTTGGTGTTTCTACAACAAAGCTTAGAAGTACCTCCAGAACAAAGTAG
- the LOC141884675 gene encoding histone deacetylase complex subunit SAP18-like has translation MADTRGRAPSPSRANRNRSREKDRVKEPEKTEEKPSIDREKTCPLLLRVFCNQGRHHRLDEYSRTALPSNELQVYTWKDATLKELMSLVKEVNPDTRRRGTMFDFAIVFPDARRGGFIMKEIGSTVAGVKGTDDAITLESKKFQIGDFIDVAIQQPRAGRRDRPY, from the exons ATGGCAGACACGCGGGGTCGAGCGCCTTCCCCTTCGAGAGCAAACAGAAACCGTTCGCGAGAAAAAGATCGGGTCAAAGAACCAGAAAAAACTGAAGAGAAGCCATCAATCGACAGAGAAAAG ACATGTCCATTACTTCTTAGAGTGTTTTGTAATCAAGGACGACATCACAG ATTAGATGAATACTCCAGAACTGCTCTGCCATCAAATGAGCTTCAAGTATACACATG GAAAGACGCTACTCTGAAAGAGCTGATGAGTCTAGTGAAAGAAGTTAATCCAGATACAAGACGCAGGGGCACAATGTTTGATTTTGCCATTGTATTTCCTGATGCTCGGCGTGGTGGATTTATCATGAAAGAGATTGGCTCAACTGTAGCTGGAGTCAAGGGCACTGATGATGCCATCACATTAGAGTCCAAAAAGTTTCAAATAGGAGATTTCATTGATGTTGCTATTCAGCAACCAAGAGCTGGAAGAAGAGATAGGCCATATTGA
- the LOC141883336 gene encoding protein DGCR6-like, with the protein MSYFYGNGGGQRQPKWNYQPNLDSSLLATVRDEMLRKEEEYRREQQRLDNEKKKLTSYLTQLQAMVRDLPGTYKRKFTYDVLSGIATCLIDGTVFEIVKGLEDIQQLSERNLLNKRMKIVNSQKAQRMELSKKQRNALQSCEQRPHNLPLVEASNAQEKKALEDKLDAEISQVDQKVVLELDQLVSDQQATLQRAGVPLFSITNSPDEVRLQMYILDFIQRLEHSPT; encoded by the exons atgtcataTTTTTACGGAAATGGAGGAGGGCAGAGGCAACCAAAGTGGAATTATCAGCCTAACTTAGATTCCAGTTTATTAGCTACTGTTCGGGATGAAATGCTCcgcaaagaagaagaatatcGAAGAGAGCAACAACGCTTagacaatgaaaagaaaaagttgaccAGCTATTTGACACAACTGCAAGCTATGGTTCGGGATTTGCCTGG AACATACAAAAGGAAGTTTACTTATGATGTCCTCTCTGGAATAGCTACGTGTCTTATAGATGGCACTGTCTTTGAGATTGTTAAAGGACTTGAGGATATACAACAACTCTCAGAAAGAAATTTACTCAACAAAAGAATGAAGATAGTTAACTCACAAAAAG CACAGAGAATGGAGCTctcaaagaaacaaaggaatgCTTTACAGAGCTGTGAACAAAGACCACATAACCTGCCTCTTGTAGAAGCTTCAAATGCCCAAGAAAAAAAG GCCTTGGAAGATAAGCTTGATGCCGAAATCAGTCAGGTGGATCAGAAAGTAGTTTTGGAATTGGATCAGTTGGTTAGTGACCAACAAGCAACGCTTCAA CGAGCTGGAGTGCCTTTATTTTCTATAACGAACAGCCCTGATGAAGTTCGTCTGCAGATGTACATTTTGGATTTCATACAACGACTGGAACACTCTCCTACTTAG